From the Lathyrus oleraceus cultivar Zhongwan6 chromosome 4, CAAS_Psat_ZW6_1.0, whole genome shotgun sequence genome, one window contains:
- the LOC127135440 gene encoding uncharacterized protein LOC127135440: MAGRNDAAMAAAMQAMAQAVQNLPNAGGDAGSRSLATFQRENPPVFKGKHDPDAALGWLKEIERIFRVMDCTPAQKVRYGTHMLAVEADDWWLETHERLTVAGEVITWDVFRREFMRKYYPEDVRGKKEIEFLELKQGNLSVTDYAAKFVELSKFYPHYTGAGAEFSKCIKFENGLRSEIKKAVGYQKIRIFTELVDSCRIFEEDNNAHYKIVSDRRGKQHQNRGKPYDAPVGKGKQGAAPAQRTSRGGAPAGIVCFKCGQAGHKSNVCTAEVKRCFRCGKTGHAIADCKHKEMICFNCGEEGHIGSQCQKPKKSQTGKVFALTGTQTSSEDRLIRGTCFINGTPLITIIDTGATHCFISANCARRLGLKLSALDGELIVETPAKGSITTSLVCLKCPLSIFDKDFYVDLVCLPLGGMDVILGMNWLEYNYVHINCHHKSVRFSTPEEEGVDLLPFRELRKLMKEGAQMFSLMATLSVESKAKIEELLVVKEFPEVFPDEIPSVPPEREVKFTIDLVPGTRPVSMAPYRMSASELCELKKQLEDLLEKKFIRPSVSPWGAPVLLVKKKDGS; this comes from the coding sequence atggctggaaggaatgacgctgcaatggctgccgcaatgcaagcgatggcacaagctgtgcagaacttgccaaatgctggtggagatgctggatcacgtagcttggcgacttttcaaagagagaatccgccggtgtttaaagggaagcatgatccagatgcagccttgggatggttgaaagagatcgagagaatcttccgtgttatggattgcactccagctcagaaggttcggtatggtactcacatgctagcagtcgaagctgatgactggtggctagagactcacgagagattgaccgtggcaggtgaagtcattacttgggatgtattccgtagggaattcatgagaaagtattatccggaggatgtccgtggtaagaaagaaattgagttccttgagctgaagcaaggaaacttgtctgtcactgattatgctgcaaaatttgtggagttgtccaaattttatcctcattacactggtgctggtgctgaattttcaaagtgcatcaagtttgagaacggactgcgctctgaaattaagaaggctgttgggtatcagaagatacgcatttttactgaattggtggatagctgcaggatatttgaagaagacaataatgctcattacaagattgtcagtgaccgcaggggcaagcaacatcaaaatcgtggcaagccgtatgatgctccagtgggaaaagggaaacaaggagctgctccggctcagaggactagtaggggaggtgctcctgctggtatagtttgcttcaaatgtggtcaggctggtcataagagtaatgtatgcactgctgaagtaaagaggtgttttcgctgtggtaagactggccatgcaatagctgattgcaagcacaaggaaatgatttgttttaattgtggcgaagaagggcatattggaagtcagtgtcagaagccaaagaaatctcaaactggaaaggtgttcgcattgaccggaactcaaacctccagtgaggacaggcttatccgaggtacatgtttcataaatggtactcctttaattactattattgataccggtgctacacactgttttatttctgctaactgtgctcgaagactgggtttaaaattgtccgctttggatggtgaattgattgttgagaccccagctaagggatcaataactacttccttggtatgtttaaaatgtcctttgtcgatcttcgataaagatttctatgttgatttagtatgtttgccgttgggtgggatggatgtaattcttggtatgaactggttggagtataattatgttcatataaattgtcatcataagtcggtgaggttttccactcctgaagaggaaggagttgacttattacctttcagagaattgcgaaaattgatgaaagagggagctcagatgttttctttgatggcgacgttgtcggttgagagtaaagctaagatagaggaactgttagtggtgaaagaattccctgaagtttttcctgatgaaattcctagtgtgccgccagagagggaagttaaatttactattgatctggtgcctggtactaggcctgtttcgatggcaccgtatagaatgtcggcatctgaattgtgtgaattaaagaagcaattggaagacttacttgagaagaagtttataagaccaagtgtgtcaccgtggggagctccagtgttgctagtaaagaagaaagatggtagt